A portion of the Motacilla alba alba isolate MOTALB_02 chromosome 19, Motacilla_alba_V1.0_pri, whole genome shotgun sequence genome contains these proteins:
- the LOC119709643 gene encoding transient receptor potential cation channel subfamily V member 2-like isoform X1 codes for MDKFTNGQPGPAQRNRLIGLLETDDSTQEEKPAPSKKEERSGPGRKGEPQPLETPYQKESSDFAPKIKINLNYRPGLVSNQKDPNRFDRERLFSAVVRGSPEALHGLLEYLRRNSKFLTNSEYTDAKTGKTCLMKALLNLKNGKNDTIPVLLEIDQKTQNPRPLVNVSCSDCFYRGQTALHIAIEKRSLEMVKLLVENGADVHARAHGEFFRKKKEGVYFYFGELPLSLAACTNQLDVVDYLLNNPHQKARLQEQDTQGNTVLHALVMIADDTEENTKFVSSTYVEILKAGVKLDPTCKLEEIVNYDGLNPLQLAAKTGKVEIFRHIIQREIKEPLYRHLSRKFTEWTYGPIHVSLYDLSSLDSFEENSVLEILAYSSDTPNRYKMVVLEPLNKLLQQKWETFASKRFYFSFASYLSFMIIFTAIAYYQPLRVKPSFPVEFTAGGFLWVSGLIIILLGGIYLIFAQSLYLRRRRQSLKTMCSDSCIEILIFIQAFSLLLSAVLYGASSENYVAVMVFSLLLGWVNTLYYTRGFQRTGIYSVMIQKTIMRDLLRFLLVYMIFLFGFAAALVTLMGDAPSVSHNKSLAHLESSGSHAMYGGLLSVSLELFKITIGMGDLDFQEHARFRYFVMLLLLLFVILTYILLLNMLIALMSETVTDISGYSKSVWKLQRAIAILEIEKAWLWRQGGKRRSGCFMSVGLNKKDERWCFRVEEIKWTDWAKDVGVLKEEPGIANDSEINPEDTSSWRPAQKPPRAAAPEELALLQPQAPGTEMVPLQRQPREL; via the exons ATGGATAAGTTCACGAATGGGCAGCCGGGCCCAGCTCAGAGGAACAGGCTCATAGGATTGCTAGAAACAGATGACAGCACCCAGGAGGAGAAACCTGCCCCcagcaaaaaggaggaaaggtcAGGAcctgggaggaaaggagagcCACAACCCTTGGAGACGCCTTATCAGAAGGAGAGCAGTGACTTTGCCCCTAAAATCAAGATTAATCTGAATTATCGGCCAGGACTCGTCAGCAA CCAGAAGGACCCGAATCGCTTTGACAGGGAGCGGCTGTTCAGCGCCGTGGTCAGGGGCAGCCCCGAGGCTCTGCACGGTTTGCTGGAGTACTTAAGGAGGAACTCCAAATTCCTCACCAATTCCGAGTACACAG aTGCAAAGACTGGGAAAACCTGCTTAATGAAAGCCCTGCTGAActtaaaaaatgggaagaacGACACAATCCCAGTCCTGCTGGAAATAGACCAAAAGACACAGAACCCCAGGCCTCTTGTCAACGTGTCCTGCTCTGACTGTTTCTACAGAG GCCAGACCGCCCTGCACATTGCCATCGAGAAAAGGAGCCTGGAGATGGTGAAACTGCTGGTGGAGAACGGAGCTGATGTCCATGCCAGAGCCCACGGGGAGTtcttcaggaagaagaaagaaggagtttacttttattttg GTGAACTGCCCCTCTCCTTGGCTGCCTGCACCAACCAGCTGGATGTGGTGGATTACCTTTTAAACAACCCCCACCAgaaagccaggctgcaggagcaggacaccCAGGGCAACACGGTGCTGCACGCCCTGGTGATGATTGCAGACGACACCGAGGAGAACACCAAGTTTGTGAGCAGCACCTACGTGGAGATCCTGAAGGCGGGCGTGAAGCTCGACCCCACGTGCAAGCTGGAGGAGATTGTCAACTATGACGGCTTAAATCCCCTGCAGCTTGCTGCCAAGACAGGCAAAGTGGAG ATCTTCAGGCACATCATCCAGAGGGAGATCAAGGAGCCGCTGTACCGGCACCTGTCGCGCAAGTTCACCGAGTGGACCTACGGCCCCATCCACGTGTCCCTCTACGACCTGTCCTCCCTGGACAGCTTCGAGGAGAACTCTGTGCTGGAGATCCTGGCCTACAGCAGTGACACCCCG AACCGGTACAAGATGGTGGTTTTGGAGCCGCTGAacaaactgctgcagcaaaaaTGGGAAACCTTTGCTTCCAAGAGGTTCTACTTCAGCTTTGCCTCCTACCTGTCATTCATGATCATCTTCACAGCCATTGCATACTATCAGCCCTTAAGGGTAAAG CCTTCCTTCCCCGTGGAGTTCACGGCTGGAGGCTTCCTGTGGGTCTCTGGACTGATCATTATCTTGTTGGGAGGCATTTATCTGATCTTTGCTCAG agcctgTACCTGAGGAGGAGGCGCCAGTCCCTGAAGACCATGTGCTCTGACAGCTGCATCGAGATCCTGAT CTTCATCCAGgccttctccctgctgctctcagcagtgctgtATGGGGCCAGCTCAGAGAACTACGTGGCAGTGATGGtgttctccctgctcctgggctgggtgAACACCCTCTACTACACCCGCGGCTTCCAGCGCACCGGCATCTACAGCGTCATGATCCAGAAG ACCATCATGAGAGACCTGCTGCGTTTCCTCCTGGTTTACATGATCTTCCTctttggctttgctgcag ccctggtgacGCTGATGGGCGATGCCCCCTCGGTGTCCCACAACAAGTCCCTGGCTCACCTGGAGAGCTCGGGCAGCCACGCCATGTACGGGGGGCTGCTCAGCGTCTCCCTGGAGCTCTTCAAGATCACCATCGGCATGGGGGACCTGGACTTCCAGGAGCACGCCAGGTTCAGGTACTTtgtcatgctgctgctgctgctgtttgtgatCCTCACCTACATCCTGCTGCTGAACATGCTGATCGCCCTCATGAGCGAGACCGTCACGGATATTTCTGGCTACAGCAAGAGCGtctggaagctgcag AGGGCAATTGCAATTCTAGAAATAGAGAAGGCCTGGCTGTGGCGCCAGGGTGGGAAGAGGAGATCTGGCTGCTTCATGTCAGTGGGGCTCAATAAGAAAGATGAGAGGTGGTGTTTCAG AGTAGAGGAAATTAAATGGACAGATTGGGCAAAGGATGTGGGAGTTCTGAAGGAAGAACCTGGGATCGCCAATGattcagaaataaatccagAAG
- the LOC119709643 gene encoding transient receptor potential cation channel subfamily V member 2-like isoform X2: MDKFTNGQPGPAQRNRLIGLLETDDSTQEEKPAPSKKEERSGPGRKGEPQPLETPYQKESSDFAPKIKINLNYRPGLVSNQKDPNRFDRERLFSAVVRGSPEALHGLLEYLRRNSKFLTNSEYTDAKTGKTCLMKALLNLKNGKNDTIPVLLEIDQKTQNPRPLVNVSCSDCFYRGQTALHIAIEKRSLEMVKLLVENGADVHARAHGEFFRKKKEGVYFYFGELPLSLAACTNQLDVVDYLLNNPHQKARLQEQDTQGNTVLHALVMIADDTEENTKFVSSTYVEILKAGVKLDPTCKLEEIVNYDGLNPLQLAAKTGKVEIFRHIIQREIKEPLYRHLSRKFTEWTYGPIHVSLYDLSSLDSFEENSVLEILAYSSDTPNRYKMVVLEPLNKLLQQKWETFASKRFYFSFASYLSFMIIFTAIAYYQPLRVKPSFPVEFTAGGFLWVSGLIIILLGGIYLIFAQSLYLRRRRQSLKTMCSDSCIEILIFIQAFSLLLSAVLYGASSENYVAVMVFSLLLGWVNTLYYTRGFQRTGIYSVMIQKTIMRDLLRFLLVYMIFLFGFAAALVTLMGDAPSVSHNKSLAHLESSGSHAMYGGLLSVSLELFKITIGMGDLDFQEHARFRYFVMLLLLLFVILTYILLLNMLIALMSETVTDISGYSKSVWKLQRAIAILEIEKAWLWRQGGKRRSGCFMSVGLNKKDERWCFRVEEIKWTDWAKDVGVLKEEPGIANDSEINPEASC, encoded by the exons ATGGATAAGTTCACGAATGGGCAGCCGGGCCCAGCTCAGAGGAACAGGCTCATAGGATTGCTAGAAACAGATGACAGCACCCAGGAGGAGAAACCTGCCCCcagcaaaaaggaggaaaggtcAGGAcctgggaggaaaggagagcCACAACCCTTGGAGACGCCTTATCAGAAGGAGAGCAGTGACTTTGCCCCTAAAATCAAGATTAATCTGAATTATCGGCCAGGACTCGTCAGCAA CCAGAAGGACCCGAATCGCTTTGACAGGGAGCGGCTGTTCAGCGCCGTGGTCAGGGGCAGCCCCGAGGCTCTGCACGGTTTGCTGGAGTACTTAAGGAGGAACTCCAAATTCCTCACCAATTCCGAGTACACAG aTGCAAAGACTGGGAAAACCTGCTTAATGAAAGCCCTGCTGAActtaaaaaatgggaagaacGACACAATCCCAGTCCTGCTGGAAATAGACCAAAAGACACAGAACCCCAGGCCTCTTGTCAACGTGTCCTGCTCTGACTGTTTCTACAGAG GCCAGACCGCCCTGCACATTGCCATCGAGAAAAGGAGCCTGGAGATGGTGAAACTGCTGGTGGAGAACGGAGCTGATGTCCATGCCAGAGCCCACGGGGAGTtcttcaggaagaagaaagaaggagtttacttttattttg GTGAACTGCCCCTCTCCTTGGCTGCCTGCACCAACCAGCTGGATGTGGTGGATTACCTTTTAAACAACCCCCACCAgaaagccaggctgcaggagcaggacaccCAGGGCAACACGGTGCTGCACGCCCTGGTGATGATTGCAGACGACACCGAGGAGAACACCAAGTTTGTGAGCAGCACCTACGTGGAGATCCTGAAGGCGGGCGTGAAGCTCGACCCCACGTGCAAGCTGGAGGAGATTGTCAACTATGACGGCTTAAATCCCCTGCAGCTTGCTGCCAAGACAGGCAAAGTGGAG ATCTTCAGGCACATCATCCAGAGGGAGATCAAGGAGCCGCTGTACCGGCACCTGTCGCGCAAGTTCACCGAGTGGACCTACGGCCCCATCCACGTGTCCCTCTACGACCTGTCCTCCCTGGACAGCTTCGAGGAGAACTCTGTGCTGGAGATCCTGGCCTACAGCAGTGACACCCCG AACCGGTACAAGATGGTGGTTTTGGAGCCGCTGAacaaactgctgcagcaaaaaTGGGAAACCTTTGCTTCCAAGAGGTTCTACTTCAGCTTTGCCTCCTACCTGTCATTCATGATCATCTTCACAGCCATTGCATACTATCAGCCCTTAAGGGTAAAG CCTTCCTTCCCCGTGGAGTTCACGGCTGGAGGCTTCCTGTGGGTCTCTGGACTGATCATTATCTTGTTGGGAGGCATTTATCTGATCTTTGCTCAG agcctgTACCTGAGGAGGAGGCGCCAGTCCCTGAAGACCATGTGCTCTGACAGCTGCATCGAGATCCTGAT CTTCATCCAGgccttctccctgctgctctcagcagtgctgtATGGGGCCAGCTCAGAGAACTACGTGGCAGTGATGGtgttctccctgctcctgggctgggtgAACACCCTCTACTACACCCGCGGCTTCCAGCGCACCGGCATCTACAGCGTCATGATCCAGAAG ACCATCATGAGAGACCTGCTGCGTTTCCTCCTGGTTTACATGATCTTCCTctttggctttgctgcag ccctggtgacGCTGATGGGCGATGCCCCCTCGGTGTCCCACAACAAGTCCCTGGCTCACCTGGAGAGCTCGGGCAGCCACGCCATGTACGGGGGGCTGCTCAGCGTCTCCCTGGAGCTCTTCAAGATCACCATCGGCATGGGGGACCTGGACTTCCAGGAGCACGCCAGGTTCAGGTACTTtgtcatgctgctgctgctgctgtttgtgatCCTCACCTACATCCTGCTGCTGAACATGCTGATCGCCCTCATGAGCGAGACCGTCACGGATATTTCTGGCTACAGCAAGAGCGtctggaagctgcag AGGGCAATTGCAATTCTAGAAATAGAGAAGGCCTGGCTGTGGCGCCAGGGTGGGAAGAGGAGATCTGGCTGCTTCATGTCAGTGGGGCTCAATAAGAAAGATGAGAGGTGGTGTTTCAG AGTAGAGGAAATTAAATGGACAGATTGGGCAAAGGATGTGGGAGTTCTGAAGGAAGAACCTGGGATCGCCAATGattcagaaataaatccagAAG